One genomic window of Anguilla anguilla isolate fAngAng1 chromosome 13, fAngAng1.pri, whole genome shotgun sequence includes the following:
- the LOC118210798 gene encoding neurexophilin-2 isoform X1 produces MKVFCWSFLILNQWILRKVQGLEKQVAKSLDYLDLGPAGSVVKPLPYDMRGVGGGAADGVKPPYPNSRIFSSMDHTPLKSKPPSYSFLNPYDWARNQSLLLDQTGYRSKRKPSLKTALKTKKIFGWGDFYVNIKTVKFSLLVTGKIVDHINGTFTVYFRHNSSSLGNVSVSIVPPSKVVEFEVFQQHQLPPEIQQLHQQRQSTTDPKEVKAFNCRVEYEKTNREKKPKPCLYNPSQTCFSEHTQTHAAWLCAKPFKVICIFISFYSFDYKLVQKVCPDYNFQNDHPYFG; encoded by the coding sequence GTACAAGGACTTGAGAAGCAGGTGGCCAAATCTCTGGACTACCTAGACCTGGGTCCCGCGGGGTCCGTGGTGAAGCCCCTTCCGTACGACATGCGGGGAGTCGGGGGAGGGGCGGCGGACGGGGTCAAGCCCCCTTACCCAAACTCCCGGATATTCTCCAGCATGGACCACACCCCTCTGAAGTCCAAGCCCCCCAGCTACAGCTTCCTGAACCCCTACGACTGGGCTCGGAACCAGTCCCTCCTGCTGGACCAGACCGGGTACCGCTCCAAGCGCAAGCCCTCGCTGAAGACAGCCCTGAAGACCAAGAAGATCTTCGGCTGGGGGGACTTCTACGTCAACATCAAGACGGTCAAGTTCAGCCTGCTGGTGACCGGCAAGATCGTGGACCACATCAACGGCACCTTCACCGTCTACTTCCGCCACAACTCGTCCAGCCTGGGCAATGTGTCCGTCAGCATCGTGCCGCCCTCCAAGGTGGTGGAGTTTGAGGTGTTCCAGCAGCACCAGCTGCCCCCGGAGATCCAGCAGCTCCATCAGCAGCGCCAGTCCACCACCGACCCCAAGGAAGTCAAAGCCTTCAACTGCCGGGTGGAGTACGAGAAGACCAACCGGGAGAAGAAGCCCAAGCCCTGCCTGTACAACCCCTCACAGACGTGCTTCTCGGAGCACACGCAGACCCACGCCGCCTGGCTCTGCGCCAAGCCCTTCAAGGTCATCTGCATCTTCATCTCCTTCTATAGCTTCGACTACAAGCTGGTGCAGAAGGTGTGCCCGGACTACAACTTCCAGAATGACCACCCTTACTTTGGATGA
- the LOC118210798 gene encoding neurexophilin-4 isoform X2, with protein MRGVGGGAADGVKPPYPNSRIFSSMDHTPLKSKPPSYSFLNPYDWARNQSLLLDQTGYRSKRKPSLKTALKTKKIFGWGDFYVNIKTVKFSLLVTGKIVDHINGTFTVYFRHNSSSLGNVSVSIVPPSKVVEFEVFQQHQLPPEIQQLHQQRQSTTDPKEVKAFNCRVEYEKTNREKKPKPCLYNPSQTCFSEHTQTHAAWLCAKPFKVICIFISFYSFDYKLVQKVCPDYNFQNDHPYFG; from the coding sequence ATGCGGGGAGTCGGGGGAGGGGCGGCGGACGGGGTCAAGCCCCCTTACCCAAACTCCCGGATATTCTCCAGCATGGACCACACCCCTCTGAAGTCCAAGCCCCCCAGCTACAGCTTCCTGAACCCCTACGACTGGGCTCGGAACCAGTCCCTCCTGCTGGACCAGACCGGGTACCGCTCCAAGCGCAAGCCCTCGCTGAAGACAGCCCTGAAGACCAAGAAGATCTTCGGCTGGGGGGACTTCTACGTCAACATCAAGACGGTCAAGTTCAGCCTGCTGGTGACCGGCAAGATCGTGGACCACATCAACGGCACCTTCACCGTCTACTTCCGCCACAACTCGTCCAGCCTGGGCAATGTGTCCGTCAGCATCGTGCCGCCCTCCAAGGTGGTGGAGTTTGAGGTGTTCCAGCAGCACCAGCTGCCCCCGGAGATCCAGCAGCTCCATCAGCAGCGCCAGTCCACCACCGACCCCAAGGAAGTCAAAGCCTTCAACTGCCGGGTGGAGTACGAGAAGACCAACCGGGAGAAGAAGCCCAAGCCCTGCCTGTACAACCCCTCACAGACGTGCTTCTCGGAGCACACGCAGACCCACGCCGCCTGGCTCTGCGCCAAGCCCTTCAAGGTCATCTGCATCTTCATCTCCTTCTATAGCTTCGACTACAAGCTGGTGCAGAAGGTGTGCCCGGACTACAACTTCCAGAATGACCACCCTTACTTTGGATGA